The following is a genomic window from Candidatus Dormiibacterota bacterium.
GGTCGAATTACATGCCGACGCTCGCCCCGACCCACTCGCCGGTCGGCTATCTCACGTACGTGGTCTGGACCTACATCAGTCAGCCGTTCGCGAAGTCGCATGAATTGGCGTATGCGGCGGCCTTGCTCCTGATGATCTTTATCTTCACGACCAACTTGCTCGCGCGCAGTTTCCTGGAGTACAGCCTCTCGAGTCGCGGCCGGCGCTGAGAGACCGGTTCGGGCTAGACGAAAGGGGGCCGAGCACATTGCTCAGCCCCCTTTCGTCTAGCGAGCGGCCTGGCCGCCGCCGATTTAGGCCTTCGGCGTGTACGCGACGCACCAGCCCTTGGGGCTGATGACCCCGGCAACGACTTTGCACTGCCCGTTGGCGGCGGCAGTCTTGCCCGGGATGAAGAGGGAGCAGCCCGAGCACTGCTTGCCGTCCTTCGGCATGCTCTGGTATTTGAATTGCTTCTGCGAGCCCTTGGCTTCCGCGATAGCGGTCGTTCCGGCCGCGAGCAGCCCGGCGAGCGCCGGCATGACCACGAGGCCTGCGAGCACCTCTTTGCGCGTCATCTTATGATCCATGGATGAGTCACCTCCAAATTCGTTCAACGAGTCCACGTCGGAGTTCGTTGTTTGCCTCGAATCTTCTGGCTCCTTGAGGGGGAGGCGCTCTCGAATCGTGCGATGGCCGCTAGCCGCAATTGTGGAGGGCGGCGACGCAGGAACGGTGGCTCGGCCAGCCCCTCAAAAAGACATTTGTCGGCCTAGAAGGATTGGCATTTCTCGGCAATCTGTGCTACCATCCGCCATAGGAAGCGAAGTCGGTTACCATCTGAGCGTGTTATTCGAGTCGATTCCAACTAATAGATCACTAAACCATTGAGGAGTCCTCGTCTAACATGTATCAAGACGAAACACTATCCTGCGTCGATTGTTCGCGCCAATTCACGTTCTCGGCAGGCGAACAAGAGTTCTTTGCCATGAAAGGCTTCCAGAACAAGCCCAACCGTTGTCCCGATTGCCG
Proteins encoded in this region:
- a CDS encoding high-potential iron-sulfur protein is translated as MDHKMTRKEVLAGLVVMPALAGLLAAGTTAIAEAKGSQKQFKYQSMPKDGKQCSGCSLFIPGKTAAANGQCKVVAGVISPKGWCVAYTPKA